The following proteins come from a genomic window of Crassostrea angulata isolate pt1a10 chromosome 1, ASM2561291v2, whole genome shotgun sequence:
- the LOC128189959 gene encoding uncharacterized protein LOC128189959, which yields MSDSESEEDFVTPYGSPSKTDENVDVFSEGTLLQTEQSPRNRTSSCSIENLQRTNGNGNSSAKHRLGSIDISKENLSSAPACASRSMSLDDGVKGQISARYHVNWEGATKQRGVVLVSDGQKEGEVIQQLDVLGINEDLAHREYPRLYPDGGMPPRSSVVIHSATNVIQDSLVYLNQPEKEESSTETKEGKSSSLLGVFRQEDSVFVETNAYHQAEETLENYFRVMLSGQPGDGKSAIAKHLIVKKSRQGYRFVLINGSYDFDSVNFDEKLILFFDDIFGVTVYDRSRTEDVQRILWQLDSILMNKYGDVLMIMTSRSHILHDALKVLKNADFVRKVTLDITNGLNEYEKGQILRKHFQFFNLKKEDLHFSSLEVFFDQAILLSPNHGFPHCVQMFVQSAALRKKGLEFFRSPIEYLIRILNVMKEASPMDFAVLVYIALRDGRVNRYADRFPIQDAQRLAFIRKMIGYDAGIILSEILSYKSKELDLFLSDNDTYKVFRHPSIQDAVTFMMGEEFTLDVIEICSFDFISGRIRTSQYKCENNEKIITIERQHFPKLCQRFTEEIRQGNIRDVCFHQAMTDPVFVNVFCKTSTVCKNFKDAGNQAEVHLLSYVQFDSIHKFFGSLIYWSSVANNVCLLQNLLQMDGLHELLKGERTWAQQQLRESFVFTCLHGTSIALARQIGSLIEDKHSKGSTVFSQDILNTLKEPLYSHIFFETSLKLSPLQAAILSIGPNSLGIVEYLLPFQHQSDILESTLTIALKLNKQDIVGLFTTKTNVDLDERDIRCALRNGTFTLVQNTDSKILTTIIGSLKTDDLKHMFYHIDNPSCLDIFKSVEPNEMKWIFQKALPYAKTTEVTSALTQYLSATDVAEVSLDIFQNVSDVSVLKFLISAGADVNSVDIEGHSALFLVNNNDILKTLLENGASVNVREKVFGRNPLMHHGVNGTLSCSVFDTFIKHGVSVNDTCHKGQNLLLQFLSSWNVRKHKEVRKDELQLLEKIIQEMEDFDARDKDGNNMIHVCMLANVPVSVFGVVLKQRCDLNAKNQASYSPIHLAISYAYTKSKKKQWKPVMVEHLRYLLCAGAEVNVQDKDGDTVLHLLMSSFVDRLNYYDERLTSYEKLNEESKFELLNSAIDLLLSYNIDVNIRNIKKCTAFNLLSKTRSRRSLQVVKKFLDHKAEFGMSEFLTFLCISSKQENSPYSWHVLQALSKFVSLRWKDLFANSQCARCEEFVGFIRIVESIGATDQTVLEALQLIINLESSLRCDVLKTTRNVLSDSLSEGLEIVCSSLVPCSESLGSEKFVSVLFFGILSHAINFFNYRQRSIIKFRNVSSLIIEDIDILMHMMNLPSNVSENRKLSLLISYIESDMRDKTLLKSCLPLLLPANFDVNKEVNGTTLLISALKSPVSRQEFLQYLCNKGADVNLCIGGNKNHAPLLTVLINDNKKVQKTLTYDNLYKRFTFVTSDKELCGSTQLQLLLQNGLNLRRAHTVFEYIKLEDCCLKSLKLLINHGLASDEADEKGQTLLHKLCKRSSPSEIVKKPFNRLDILRLLLSYDCCINAQDKDGNTPSHLLAMRRHQNGLEELISKGADINLKNRKGETCLHLAADNAGSVQCLLQYGCDVSVTTKDACTALHAFFDLSSEKSKPLKGLALAIEKRFQDIQGIRSITLLLDSGIDINAQNNQGRTAYHLAAYFFDPKWINEIFRLLVRNGADVTLRDNEGKNAIDHVLCRMRSANSEAVKLLMPALKTVIRDASRTTVVPNIGKDMLKTLGDCELSELFPLNEG from the exons ATGTCAGACTCAGAATCCGAGGAAGACTTCGTAACGCCTTACGGTTCCCCGAGCAAAACAGATGAAAATGTTGACGTATTTTCTGAAGGAACTCTACTGCAAACAGAACAAAGTCCACGAAACCGGACAAGTTCttgttcaattgaaaatttgCAAAGAACTAACGGAAATGGAAACTCCTCGGCAAAACATCGACTGGGGTCCATTGATATTTCCAAAGAGAACTTGTCGTCTGCTCCGGCGTGCGCCAGTAGGTCGATGTCGCTTGACGACGGGGTGAAAGGTCAGATATCGGCGAGGTACCACGTGAATTGGGAAGGAGCCACCAAGCAGCGTGGAGTGGTACTAGTGTCGGACGGACAAA AGGAGGGCGAGGTCATCCAGCAACTGGACGTGCTGGGGATCAACGAAGATCTGGCACACAGAGAGTACCCACGTCTATACCCCG ATGGTGGCATGCCTCCTCGCTCTTCAGTAGTGATACACTCGGCAACTAATGTCATACAAGATTCACTAGTGTACTTGAACCAACCAGAGAAAGAGGAATCATCGACAGAGACAAAAGAGG gaaAATCCAGCTCGCTCCTTGGTGTTTTCCGACAAGAAGACAGTGTTTTCGTGGAGACGAACGCTTACCACCAAGCAGAGGAAACGCTGGAGAACTACTTCCGGGTCATGTTATCGGGTCAACCAGGTGACGGGAAATCGGCAATTGCCAAGCATCTTATTGTTAAGAAATCCAGACAAGGTTACCGGTTTGTTCTCATAAACGGTTCATATGACTTTGACTCGGTAAACTTTGATGAAAAACTAATATTATTCTTCGATGACATTTTCGGAGTAACTGTTTATGATCGATCTCGAACAGAAGATGTGCAGAGAATTCTGTGGCAGTTGGACAGCATTCTGATGAACAAATATGGAGACGTTTTAATGATCATGACGTCACGTTCACATATTCTTCACGATGCGCTGAAGGTTTTGAAGAACGCTGACTTTGTCCGTAAAGTGACACTTGACATCACAAATGGATTAAATGAGTACGAAAAAGGTCAAATTCTAAgaaaacattttcagtttttcaatttaaaaaaagaggaTCTTCACTTTTCTTCTTTAGAGGTATTCTTTGACCAAGCAATTTTGTTGTCCCCTAACCACGGGTTTCCACATTGTGTTCAAATGTTCGTTCAGTCTGCCGCTCTTCGAAAAAAAGGACTTGAATTTTTCAGATCACCTATAGAATACCTTATACGCATTTTAAACGTGATGAAAGAAGCCAGCCCGATGGACTTTGCAGTATTGGTATATATTGCGCTCAGAGACGGTCGTGTCAACAGGTATGCCGATAGGTTTCCCATTCAAGATGCACAAAGACTGGCGTTCATCAGAAAAATGATTGGTTATGATGCGGGTATTATTCTCTCTGAAATCTTATCTTATAAATCCAAAGAGCTTGATTTGTTCTTGTCAGATAATGACACATATAAGGTATTTCGTCATCCGAGTATTCAAGATGCAGTTACGTTTATGATGGGCGAAGAATTTACGTTGGACGTCATCGAAATATGTTCCTTTGATTTCATATCTGGTAGAATAAGAACCAGTCAGTACAAGTGCGAAAACAATGAAAAGATCATAACGATTGAACGTCAACATTTTCCAAAACTTTGTCAAAGATTTACAGAAGAAATCAGGCAAGGCAATATACGAGATGTGTGCTTTCATCAAGCGATGACCGATCCAGTCTTCGTAAACGTCTTCTGCAAAACATCAACAGTTTGCAAAAACTTCAAAGATGCAGGGAACCAAGCTGAGGTACACCTTCTCTCATACGTCCAGTTCGACAGCATACACAAGTTCTTTGGATCCCTCATATATTGGTCATCTGTCGCTAACAACGTTTGCCTGCTGCAGAATCTTCTCCAAATGGATGGTCTTCATGAACTATTAAAAGGAGAAAGAACTTGGGCGCAGCAGCAATTGAGAGAATCTTTCGTTTTCACGTGTCTTCACGGAACAAGTATTGCATTAGCTCGACAAATTGGCTCTTTGATCGAAGACAAACATTCCAAAGGCTCAACAGTGTTTTCCCAAGACATTCTGAACACGCTAAAAGAACCTTTATATTCACATATCTTTTTCGAGACCAGTTTGAAACTTTCACCACTACAGGCAGCTATTTTGAGTATTGGCCCGAATTCACTCGGAATCGTGGAATATCTTTTACCATTTCAACACCAGTCTGATATCCTCGAATCAACACTTACAATTGCCTTGAAGCTGAATAAACAAGATATTGTTGGCCTATTTACAACAAAAACGAACGTAGATCTAGATGAAAGAGATATTCGTTGTGCTTTACGGAATGGTACTTTTACCCTTGTACAAAACACCGATTCTAAAATTCTTACAACAATAATAGGGTCGTTAAAAACTGATGATCTTAAGCACATGTTTTATCATATTGACAACCCATCTTGTTTAGATATTTTCAAATCTGTAGAACCCAATGAAATGAAATGGATTTTTCAAAAAGCTCTTCCATACGCTAAAACGACCGAGGTTACTTCAGCTCTGACACAGTATCTATCCGCAACAGACGTGGCTGAAGTATCTCTGGATATTTTCCAAAATGTTTCAGATGTCAGCGTCCTTAAATTCCTCATAAGTGCTGGAGCTGATGTTAACAGCGTGGATATCGAGGGTCATAGTGCATTATTTCTGGTCAACAACAATGACATTCTGAAGACACTTTTAGAAAACGGTGCTTCGGTCAATGTAAGAGAGAAAGTCTTTGGACGGAATCCTTTAATGCATCATGGAGTCAACGGAACACTTTCCTGTTCAGTTTTTGACACTTTTATCAAACACGGAGTTTCAGTGAATGATACTTGCCACAAAGGCCAGAATTTACTATTGCAATTCCTTAGTTCATGGAATGTACGGAAACACAAAGAAGTAAGAAAAGATGAACTGCAACTCCTTGAAAAGATAATTCAAGAAATGGAAGACTTTGATGCACGTGATAAAGATGGCAATAACATGATTCATGTATGTATGTTAGCAAATGTTCCCGTTTCAGTTTTTGGTGTGGTTCTCAAGCAGAGATGCGACCTCAATGCAAAGAATCAAGCAAGTTACTCACCAATTCACTTGGCAATTAGCTATGCTTatacaaaatcaaagaaaaaacaatgGAAACCGGTCATGGTAGAACATTTACGGTATCTACTTTGCGCAGGAGCGGAAGTAAATGTGCAAGATAAGGATGGCGACACTGTACTGCATTTATTGATGAGCAGTTTTGTAGACAGGCTGAATTATTACGATGAAAGATTGACGTCTTATGAGAAACTGAACGAAGAGAGCAAATTCGAACTGTTGAATAGTGCAATAGATTTGCTCTTGTCATATAACATTGATGTTAATATTCGTAATATAAAGAAATGTACTGCGTTTAATTTGCTCTCAAAAACACGTTCTAGACGCAGCTTACAAGTAGTCAAAAAGTTTCTTGATCACAAAGCAGAGTTTGGAATGTCCGAGTTCCTCACCTTTTTGTGTATATCTTCAAAACAAGAAAACAGCCCTTATTCTTGGCATGTGCTGCAAGCTCTATCAAAGTTTGTATCGCTTAGATGGAAGGACCTTTTTGCGAACAGCCAATGTGCCCGCTGTGAGGAATTTGTAGGCTTCATCAGAATTGTAGAATCAATTGGTGCTACAGACCAAACTGTCCTAGAAGCTTTGCAGTTGATCATCAATCTCGAGTCCTCTTTAAGATGTGACGTTTTGAAGACGACTAGAAATGTTCTAAGTGATTCTCTATCAGAAGGATTGGAAATTGTTTGCAGCTCATTGGTTCCATGTAGTGAATCTTTAGGCtccgaaaaatttgtttcagtGTTATTTTTTGGAATTCTCTCCCATGCAATCAACTTTTTCAATTATCGCCAGCGATCCATCATTAAATTTCGGAACGTTTCATCCCTGATAATTGAAGACATTGATATTCTAATGCATATGATGAATCTACCTTCTAACGTTTCTGAGAACAGAAAACTGAGTCTGTTGATAAGTTATATTGAATCTGATATGCGTGATAAAACCTTATTGAAATCTTGCCTTCCGTTACTATTACCCgctaactttgatgtaaacaaagaaGTAAATGGCACCACATTATTGATAAGTGCCCTGAAATCTCCAGTTTCACGTCAAGAATTTCTTCAGTATTTATGTAACAAAGGAGCAGACGTGAACTTATGCATTGGAGGAAACAAAAATCATGCGCCTCTTCTCACTGTTTTGATCAACGATAACAAAAAGGTACAGAAAACACTAACATATGATAATCTGTATAAACGATTCACGTTTGTGACGTCCGATAAAGAACTTTGTGGATCCACACAGTTGCAATTGCTTCTCCAAAATGGATTAAACCTCCGAAGAGCTCATACGGTATTCGAGTACATCAAATTGGAGGATTGTTGTTTAAAGTCACTGAAACTTTTGATTAATCACGGTCTTGCATCGGATGAAGCTGACGAAAAAGGCCAGACATTGTTGCATAAGTTATGCAAAAGATCAAGTCCCTCCGAAATCGTGAAGAAACCATTTAACAGACTAGATATTTTACGATTACTATTATCTTACGACTGTTGCATTAATGCTCAGGATAAAGATGGAAATACGCCATCCCATCTTTTGGCCATGAGACGCCATCAAAATGGATTAGAAGAGCTTATCTCCAAAGGCGCGGatatcaatttgaaaaacaGAAAAGGAGAGACGTGTTTACATCTTGCCGCCGACAATGCTGGAAGCGTCCAGTGTTTACTCCAGTACGGATGTGACGTTAGCGTCACTACCAAGGACGCCTGCACAGCCCTGCACGCGTTCTTTGACCTGTCTTCTGAGAAGTCGAAACCTCTGAAAGGACTTGCTCTTGCCATAGAAAAGCGGTTCCAAGATATCCAAGGTATTAGATCCATTACTCTACTCTTGGATTCTGGGATTGATATAAATGCTCAGAATAATCAAGGGAGGACTGCCTATCATTTGGCGGCCTATTTCTTTGACCCAAAATGGATCAACGAAATTTTCAGACTTCTTGTTCGCAACGGGGCGGATGTCACGTTACGTGACAACGAAGGAAAGAACGCTATAGATCACGTCCTTTGTCGTATGCGGAGCGCAAATTCAGAGGCGGTCAAGTTATTAATGCCAGCCCTAAAAACCGTGATCCGCGACGCTTCCCGCACTACTGTTGTTCCAAACATTGGAAAGGATATGCTGAAAACTTTGGGTGATTGTGAACTGTCAGAGTTGTTTCCGT
- the LOC128190035 gene encoding uncharacterized protein LOC128190035 has product MCTLEEYYDIDSEKCIPCSECATEDSVLMKCSYFADTLCKTDLLKGFALLSNPAPQSSQVSRGSGTVAVEVLPDDWTSNINPTVLMVSGCLCIVSLVVVVFLISFRLWKKYWRPRKEKVIYLTRSYVGYQDPEEGDEPRYQPLPSRDRLKKTNYYSSIYANDTMLNMVDTHIYINMLNSIDSDYCTIDDIIEDR; this is encoded by the exons ATGTGCACTCTCGAGGAATATTACGACATTGATTCCGAGAAGTGTATCCCATGCTCTGAGTGTGCCACAGAGGATTCAGTGCTGATGAAATGTTCGTACTTTGCTGACACCCTGTGTAAAACGGACCTTCTTAAAGGGTTTGCGTTGCTTTCCAATCCCGCCCCTCAATCCTCGCAGGTGTCCCGGGGATCGGGGACTGTAGCCGTGGAGGTTCTACCAGATGATTGGACGTCCAACATTAACCCCACCGTCCTGATGGTGTCCGGATGTCTCTGTATTGTGTCCCTGGTGGTCGTGGTTTTCCTGATCTCCTTCCGTCTGTGGAAAAAATATTGGAGACCAAGAAAAGAGAAAGTTATTTACCTCACTAgat CATATGTTGGATACCAAGACCCGGAAGAGGGTGACGAACCTCGATATCAACCCCTACCCTCGCGGGATCGCCTTAAGAAAACTAATTACTACAGTAGTATCTACGCCAACGACACGATGCTCAATATGGTGGATACACATATCTACATTAACATGCTGAACTCCATCGATAGCGACTACTGCACCATTGACGATATCATAGAAGACCgatga
- the LOC128168202 gene encoding uncharacterized protein LOC128168202 encodes MCKKNEYYDIDTTECLPCSECPKGDKILLECSYFGDTLCEKDVLAGFQIAPYPTPGTPSPVTRGAGTVAVEVLPEDWTTSPTVLMVVTAVCFTTLMVTIVIALYCFRRKVWSPKQEKEILYLSRPHPRHYPTVGEEERYQPLPSRDRLKKTNYFSSSIYANDSMFNMPNTHIYVNMMDYVDSDCCSNDYVDIDEHLES; translated from the exons ATGTGTAAGAAGAATGAATATTACGACATTGACACTACCGAATGTCTGCCCTGTTCAGAATGTCCAAAGGGGGACAAGATTCTCTTGGAGTGTTCTTATTTTGGAGACACGTTGTGCGAAAAAGATGTATTAGCCGGATTTCAAATCGCGCCCTACCCCACTCCCGGTACCCCCTCGCCTGTGACCCGGGGGGCGGGGACCGTGGCCGTCGAGGTGCTGCCTGAGGACTGGACCACCAGTCCCACCGTGCTCATGGTGGTCACTGCTGTCTGTTTCACCACCCTGATGGTCACAATCGTCATAGCATTGTACTGTTTCAGACGGAAAGTATGGAGCCCCAAGCAGGAAAAGGAAATATTATACCTCAGTAGAC CCCACCCTAGACATTATCCTACTGTTGGGGAGGAGGAGAGATATCAACCCCTACCCTCGCGGGACCGGCTAAAGAAGACCAACTACTTCAGCAGCAGTATATACGCCAATGACTCTATGTTCAATATGCCTAATACTCACATCTATGTTAATATGATGGACTATGTTGACAGTGATTGCTGCAGTAATGACTATGTAGACATTGATGAACATTTAGAATCCTGA
- the LOC128161423 gene encoding uncharacterized protein LOC128161423, with protein MDYSLLLVCLSAVNLAMAENDITECSVNEYFDTDSNECSPCTLCGASNTIIRVPCSPYADTVCGPFLEFDTFHQAPVINLLPADNETTKVLVTGSISSHGSFEATKTHGSVPVEMVTDERWYTLAMALVGVLSFVSLIIIIYITIYCFICRKNREEKELIYYPELCSSAPETPMVLTPRMTSRDRLKKHMITSYDDSGDNYGATSNRVVLLAGGVEPFLAPCELSTESDDNSGQTVSSSSTNYVYFKAPPHENV; from the exons atggattaCTCTTTGTTATTGGTGTGTTTAAGTGCGGTAAATCTGGCAATGGCCGAAAACGATATCACCGAATGTTCGGTCAACGAATACTTCGACACGGACTCTAACGAGTGCAGTCCGTGTACCCTGTGTGGGGCATCCAACACCATCATCCGGGTCCCCTGTTCCCCGTACGCCGACACCGTCTGTGGACCTTTCCTGGAGTTCGACACATTTCATCAGGCCCCAGTCATCAATCTCCTGCCAGCGGATAACGAAACCACCAAAGTACTGGTCACCGGTTCGATCTCCTCCCACGGGTCATTCGAGGCCACCAAGACCCACGGGAGCGTCCCCGTGGAGATGGTCACTGACGAGAGGTGGTACACCCTGGCCATGGCGCTGGTCGGGGTTCTGTCCTTCGTGTCCCTCATCATTATTATCTACATCACCATCTACTGCTTCATCTGTCGCAAAAATAGAGAGGAAAAAGAACTGATATATTATCCAG aGCTTTGTTCGTCTGCTCCGGAAACGCCAATGGTCCTAACACCACGGATGACATCACGTGATCGTCTAAAGAAACACATGATTACGTCATATGATGACAGTGGTGACAACTACGGTGCCACGTCCAATAGGGTGGTTCTACTGGCCGGCGGGGTCGAGCCATTCCTTGCTCCTTGCGAATTGTCGACCGAAAGTGATGACAACAGCGGACAAACTGTATCATCCTCCTCGACCAACTATGTGTATTTCAAGGCCCCGCCACATGAAAATGTTTGa